In Paraburkholderia caribensis, a single window of DNA contains:
- a CDS encoding phosphoribosyltransferase, with translation MYGRFADRADAGRALAVQLKHYAQRDDVVVLGLPRGGVPVAYEVARALGAPLDVLVVRKLGVPWQCELAMGAIASGDALYVDEELMRETGVSQPEFERVLAEEKAQLARRETLFRDPLRARVDVTGRIAIIVDDGLATGASMKVAARALRARAPARIVAALPVAPPDAAGRIGGDVDEYVCVNAPELFFSVSQFYSDFSETTDDDVRAILARASSASGPASCG, from the coding sequence ATGTACGGTCGATTTGCGGATCGCGCCGACGCGGGCCGTGCGCTCGCCGTTCAACTGAAGCATTACGCGCAACGCGACGATGTCGTCGTGCTCGGGCTGCCGCGCGGCGGCGTGCCCGTTGCGTATGAGGTCGCGCGTGCGCTCGGCGCGCCGCTCGATGTGCTCGTGGTGCGCAAGCTCGGCGTGCCGTGGCAATGCGAGCTGGCAATGGGCGCGATTGCATCGGGCGATGCGCTGTATGTGGATGAAGAACTGATGCGCGAGACGGGCGTATCGCAGCCCGAATTCGAACGCGTCCTCGCGGAGGAGAAAGCGCAACTGGCGCGGCGCGAGACGCTGTTTCGCGACCCGCTGCGCGCGCGCGTCGACGTGACGGGCCGCATCGCGATCATCGTCGACGACGGGCTCGCAACGGGTGCTTCAATGAAGGTGGCCGCACGCGCATTGCGCGCACGCGCGCCGGCGAGAATCGTCGCGGCGTTGCCCGTCGCGCCGCCCGACGCGGCCGGGCGCATCGGCGGCGACGTCGACGAATATGTCTGCGTGAACGCGCCGGAACTCTTCTTCAGCGTCAGCCAGTTTTATTCGGACTTCAGCGAAACCACCGACGACGATGTGCGCGCAATACTCGCACGCGCATCGTCGGCCAGCGGGCCCGCGTCGTGCGGATGA
- a CDS encoding bifunctional sugar phosphate isomerase/epimerase/4-hydroxyphenylpyruvate dioxygenase family protein, whose translation MLRSIATVSVSGTLVEKLAAIRAAGFDGVEIFENDLLYFDGSPADIRKRCADLGLQITLFQPFRDFEGVSKERLAQNLNRAQRKFELMHELGTDLVLVCSSVNPNVIADDALIVDQLGQLALLAEREGVRVGFEALAWGKYVNSYRHAWQLVDAVDHPSLGLILDSFHTLSIDDPIDPIAEIPGDRIAFVQIADAPLQKMDVLEWSRHFRCFPGQGDLDVAGFAERVLATGYQGPFSLEIFNDGFRAAPTAATAADGYRSLLYLEEQAGLKGARSKDGQPLFTPPAPPAHSGFQFIEFAVDATSVPPLAQRFAEAGFHAAGKHRSKDVTLYQQGGASIVLNAETDSFASEFFHRHGLSLCASAFQVDDAARVFERATSFGYAPFSGRVGPNERVVPGVRAPDGSLHYFVDARPDEPTLYEADFVLSTPDSERTQAVQGELKRIDHVCLDLPADALDTWILYFKAVFGFDAEPAWLLPDPYGLVRSRAVRSADGSVRIVLNASVDGRTSTAQSLHTYRGTGLNHVAFDTDNIFAAVEQLRARDVQLLRIPSNYYDDLEARYDFADGIVNQMKDAHILYDRDAQGGEFFHVYTEQMDGRFFLEVVQRKGGYDGYGAVNAPVRLAAQAQRKHG comes from the coding sequence ATGCTTCGCTCCATTGCCACTGTGTCGGTTAGCGGCACGCTCGTCGAGAAGCTCGCGGCGATTCGCGCGGCGGGTTTCGACGGCGTCGAGATCTTCGAAAACGATCTGCTGTACTTCGACGGCTCGCCCGCCGACATCCGCAAACGTTGCGCCGATCTCGGCCTGCAGATCACGCTGTTCCAGCCGTTCCGCGATTTCGAGGGCGTTTCGAAGGAGCGGCTCGCGCAGAACCTGAACCGCGCGCAGCGCAAGTTCGAGCTGATGCACGAACTCGGCACGGATCTCGTGCTCGTGTGCAGCAGCGTCAATCCAAACGTGATCGCGGACGATGCGCTGATCGTCGATCAGCTCGGCCAGCTTGCGTTGCTCGCCGAGCGCGAAGGCGTGCGCGTGGGCTTCGAGGCACTGGCGTGGGGCAAGTACGTGAACTCGTATCGACACGCATGGCAGCTCGTCGATGCCGTCGATCATCCGAGTCTCGGCCTGATACTCGACAGCTTCCATACGCTGTCGATCGACGACCCGATCGATCCCATCGCGGAGATTCCCGGCGACCGCATCGCCTTCGTCCAGATCGCGGATGCGCCGCTGCAGAAGATGGACGTGCTCGAATGGAGCCGGCACTTTCGATGCTTCCCGGGGCAAGGCGATCTCGATGTCGCCGGCTTCGCGGAGCGCGTGCTCGCGACGGGTTATCAAGGTCCGTTTTCGCTCGAAATTTTCAACGACGGCTTTCGTGCCGCGCCGACAGCGGCGACGGCCGCCGATGGCTACCGCTCGCTGCTGTATCTCGAAGAGCAGGCCGGGCTCAAGGGCGCCCGCTCGAAGGATGGTCAGCCGCTCTTCACGCCGCCTGCGCCGCCCGCGCATTCGGGCTTCCAGTTCATCGAGTTCGCCGTCGATGCGACCAGCGTGCCGCCTCTTGCGCAGCGCTTCGCCGAAGCGGGCTTTCATGCGGCGGGCAAGCATCGTTCGAAGGATGTGACGCTGTATCAGCAGGGCGGGGCGTCGATCGTGCTGAACGCGGAGACCGATTCGTTCGCCAGCGAGTTCTTCCATCGGCACGGGCTGTCGCTGTGCGCGTCGGCGTTTCAGGTCGACGATGCCGCGCGTGTGTTCGAACGCGCGACGTCGTTCGGCTATGCACCGTTCTCGGGCCGCGTCGGCCCGAACGAACGCGTCGTGCCGGGCGTGCGCGCGCCCGATGGCAGCCTGCATTACTTCGTCGATGCGCGGCCCGACGAGCCGACGCTATATGAAGCCGACTTCGTGCTGAGCACGCCTGACAGCGAACGCACGCAAGCGGTGCAGGGCGAGTTGAAGCGCATCGATCACGTGTGTCTCGATCTGCCTGCCGACGCACTCGATACATGGATTCTCTACTTCAAGGCTGTGTTCGGTTTCGATGCGGAGCCTGCCTGGTTGCTTCCCGATCCTTACGGACTCGTGCGCAGCCGCGCGGTGCGCAGCGCCGATGGATCGGTGCGAATCGTTCTGAACGCTTCAGTGGACGGACGGACTTCGACTGCGCAATCGCTGCACACGTATCGTGGAACGGGCCTCAATCACGTTGCATTCGACACCGACAATATTTTCGCGGCCGTCGAACAGTTGCGCGCACGCGACGTTCAGCTATTGAGAATCCCGTCGAACTATTACGATGACCTTGAAGCGCGTTACGATTTCGCCGACGGGATCGTGAACCAGATGAAAGACGCCCACATCCTCTACGACAGGGACGCGCAGGGCGGCGAGTTCTTCCATGTGTACACCGAGCAGATGGATGGCCGCTTCTTTCTGGAGGTCGTGCAGCGCAAGGGCGGTTACGACGGATACGGCGCGGTCAATGCGCCCGTGAGACTCGCGGCGCAGGCCCAGCGCAAGCACGGCTAG
- the galU gene encoding UTP--glucose-1-phosphate uridylyltransferase GalU, whose product MLKVTKAVFPVAGLGTRFLPATKASPKEMLPIVDKPLIQYAVEEAIAAGITEMIFVTGRSKRAIEDHFDKSYEIEAELEARGKEQLLDLVRSIKPANVDCFYVRQAEALGLGHAVMCAEKLVGDSPFAVILADDLLHSEQPVMKQLVDVFNHYHSSVVGVETIAREASRSYGVVDGKEWEEDVIKLSGIVEKPAPDKAPSNLGVVGRYVLMPTIFKHIRALKPGAGGELQLTDALQSLLTEEQVLAYRYFGTRFDCGSKIGYLKATVEFALRHPEVRGEFEDYLQSYLPLHLTAAAA is encoded by the coding sequence ATGCTGAAAGTCACCAAAGCCGTCTTTCCTGTAGCGGGCCTCGGCACACGTTTTCTGCCCGCCACGAAGGCGAGCCCGAAGGAGATGCTGCCCATCGTCGATAAACCGCTGATCCAGTACGCGGTCGAAGAAGCGATCGCGGCAGGCATCACCGAAATGATCTTCGTCACAGGCCGCAGCAAGCGGGCAATCGAAGATCACTTCGACAAGTCCTATGAAATCGAGGCGGAACTCGAAGCGCGCGGCAAGGAGCAACTGCTCGATCTCGTGCGCAGCATCAAGCCGGCAAATGTGGATTGCTTCTACGTACGTCAGGCAGAAGCGCTCGGCCTCGGCCATGCGGTCATGTGCGCCGAAAAGCTGGTCGGCGACAGCCCGTTCGCCGTGATCCTCGCCGACGACCTGCTGCACAGCGAGCAGCCCGTGATGAAGCAACTGGTCGACGTGTTCAACCATTATCACAGCTCGGTCGTCGGTGTCGAAACCATCGCGCGCGAAGCGAGCCGCTCGTATGGCGTGGTCGACGGCAAGGAATGGGAAGAGGATGTGATCAAGCTGTCGGGCATCGTCGAGAAGCCGGCACCCGATAAGGCGCCGTCGAATCTCGGCGTGGTCGGCCGCTATGTGCTGATGCCGACCATCTTCAAGCACATTCGCGCGCTGAAGCCGGGCGCGGGCGGCGAACTGCAACTCACGGACGCGCTGCAATCGCTGCTGACGGAAGAGCAGGTGCTCGCGTATCGCTATTTCGGCACGCGCTTCGATTGCGGCAGCAAGATCGGCTATCTGAAGGCGACTGTCGAATTCGCGCTGCGTCACCCGGAAGTGCGCGGCGAGTTCGAAGACTACCTGCAAAGCTATCTGCCGTTGCATCTCACCGCGGCCGCCGCCTGA
- a CDS encoding beta-keto acid cleavage family enzyme: MSHATNQPCIISVAITGSVPRKKDNPAVPISIPEQVESTHEAYEAGATLVHLHVRDEEERSSSDRSSFAKLQEGIRKHCPDIIIQFSTGGRGRSFEQRGAMLDLRPDMASLATGSVNFPTTVYENPPDFVRTLAQTMLDHDVKPEIEIFDLAMLYSTVDLVQQGLLKEPVHVQFVMGVKNALPARREILEFEVAQLQKLLPSATWTAAGIGRHQLEVNYWTLEMGGHCRTGLEDNVRWDKDTLAKSNAQLVERVAKLCGEFGRPVATPRQAREMLALKPAA; encoded by the coding sequence ATGAGTCACGCCACGAATCAGCCTTGCATCATTTCCGTCGCGATCACGGGTTCCGTGCCGCGCAAGAAGGACAACCCGGCGGTGCCGATCTCGATTCCCGAGCAGGTCGAGAGCACCCATGAAGCCTATGAAGCCGGCGCGACCCTCGTGCATCTGCACGTGCGCGACGAAGAAGAGCGCTCGAGTTCCGACCGCAGCAGCTTCGCGAAGCTGCAGGAAGGCATCCGCAAGCATTGCCCGGACATCATCATCCAGTTTTCGACGGGCGGGCGCGGCCGTTCCTTCGAGCAACGCGGCGCGATGCTCGATTTGCGGCCTGACATGGCGTCGCTGGCCACGGGCTCGGTGAACTTCCCGACCACGGTCTACGAGAATCCGCCCGATTTCGTGCGCACGCTCGCGCAGACGATGCTCGATCACGACGTGAAGCCCGAAATCGAAATCTTCGACCTGGCCATGCTGTACAGCACCGTCGATCTCGTGCAACAGGGCCTGTTGAAAGAGCCCGTGCATGTGCAGTTCGTGATGGGCGTGAAGAACGCATTGCCCGCGCGCCGCGAGATTCTCGAATTCGAAGTGGCGCAACTGCAGAAGCTGCTGCCGAGCGCGACATGGACGGCTGCGGGCATCGGCCGGCATCAGCTCGAGGTGAACTACTGGACGCTCGAAATGGGCGGCCATTGCCGCACGGGGCTCGAGGACAACGTGCGCTGGGACAAGGACACGCTGGCGAAAAGCAATGCGCAACTCGTCGAGCGCGTGGCGAAGCTGTGCGGCGAATTCGGCCGTCCTGTCGCGACGCCCAGGCAGGCTCGCGAGATGCTGGCGCTCAAGCCCGCCGCGTAA
- a CDS encoding ISNCY family transposase translates to MKPDTTLVSLSMRELDRLKVIQAIVEIGLKPGRAAERLGLTVRQVERLVTRYRERGPSGVASGRRGRPGNRKLDAGLAVRALTIVRERYADFGPTLAREKLEECHGIRLAKETVRRLMTEGGLWVPRKQRPPKLYQPRARRACLGELVQIDGSDHRWFEDRAPACTLLVYVDDATSRLMQLHFTATESTFSYFEATRAYLERHGKPVAFYSDRASVFRSTCAGKTGRSVTHFGRAMYELNIDTFCANSSSAKGRVERAHLTLQDRLVKELRLKGISTVADANAYAPCFIAAYNARFAKPPRSTFDAHRPLRDDEDLDRLMTWRETRRVTKSLTVQYDRVMYLLEDTPANRALVHRYIDVWEYPDGRIEIRADGQVLACRRYDKLAEVDQGAVIEHKRLAHALQVAQALQAQRDDRRISGSPSRTNRGVAPRAKDRLPGTKKPREFTRDDLDQAIVQIAQPSKALSTPGQRSARTH, encoded by the coding sequence ATGAAGCCGGACACCACACTGGTGAGTCTGAGCATGCGCGAACTGGACAGGCTGAAGGTTATCCAGGCCATCGTTGAGATCGGCCTGAAGCCCGGCCGTGCCGCCGAACGGCTGGGCCTGACCGTGCGCCAGGTCGAACGTCTGGTGACCCGGTATCGGGAGCGTGGGCCATCCGGCGTGGCCTCCGGCAGACGTGGCCGACCGGGTAACCGCAAGCTCGACGCAGGGCTGGCGGTGCGGGCCCTGACGATCGTCCGCGAGCGCTACGCGGATTTTGGGCCGACGCTGGCGCGCGAGAAGCTCGAGGAATGTCACGGCATCCGGCTGGCCAAGGAGACGGTCAGGCGACTGATGACCGAGGGCGGACTGTGGGTGCCGCGCAAACAGCGTCCGCCGAAGCTCTACCAGCCACGGGCGCGGCGCGCCTGCCTGGGCGAACTGGTGCAGATCGACGGCAGCGATCACCGCTGGTTCGAGGACCGCGCGCCGGCCTGCACGCTGCTGGTGTATGTCGATGATGCGACCAGCCGGCTGATGCAGTTGCACTTCACGGCCACCGAGTCGACCTTCAGCTATTTCGAGGCGACGCGCGCGTACCTCGAGCGCCATGGCAAGCCGGTGGCGTTCTACAGCGACCGCGCGAGCGTGTTCCGCAGCACGTGCGCCGGCAAGACGGGGCGCAGCGTGACGCACTTTGGCCGCGCGATGTACGAACTGAACATCGATACGTTCTGCGCGAACTCGAGTTCCGCGAAGGGTCGTGTGGAGCGTGCGCACCTGACGCTGCAGGACCGGCTCGTCAAGGAGTTGCGCCTGAAGGGCATCAGCACGGTCGCTGACGCCAACGCGTACGCGCCCTGCTTTATCGCGGCCTACAACGCGCGTTTCGCGAAGCCGCCGAGAAGCACGTTCGACGCACACCGGCCGTTGCGTGACGATGAGGATCTGGACCGGCTGATGACCTGGCGCGAGACGCGCCGTGTGACGAAGTCACTGACGGTGCAATACGACCGGGTCATGTACCTGCTGGAAGACACGCCGGCCAACCGCGCGCTGGTTCACCGCTACATTGACGTGTGGGAGTACCCGGACGGGCGCATCGAGATCCGCGCCGATGGTCAGGTGCTGGCGTGCCGGCGCTACGACAAGCTCGCGGAAGTCGATCAGGGCGCGGTGATCGAGCACAAGCGGCTGGCTCACGCGCTACAGGTCGCGCAGGCGCTGCAGGCGCAGCGTGATGACCGGCGCATCTCGGGCTCGCCGTCGCGTACCAACCGGGGCGTGGCACCGCGCGCGAAGGACCGGCTGCCCGGCACGAAGAAACCGCGCGAGTTCACGCGCGACGATCTGGATCAGGCAATCGTGCAGATCGCGCAGCCGTCGAAGGCGCTTTCCACACCTGGCCAGCGGTCCGCACGCACTCACTGA
- a CDS encoding acyltransferase family protein, which yields MSDTALDATRSSLSFAPGTRSEAKVAGKEHVIDAMRGFAALLVAYFHCRQIEWVGMQSFHHVVGKSFDLNTIVAYLTLPIAWGSAGVPIFFVISGYCIHRGAAQRLANNSAYRLDAMNFWARRFARIYPVLFAALLLTLALDWASLQFPPVNHKILDIGPQAFFVNLFSLQGVAGKTYGSNGALWTLSLEVQFYVVYPLVFALRRRLGILPVLGMVALVNVVSVFVFERHDLQFFTSFWFSWMLGAWIAELQIKRGDDSSRKHVPWLMYGLAVLLTVLGCVAFRFGQYLAFQFWAVGFACYLNEALKSRQHSETPVIRLLSRFGDFSFSLYSIHLPIFVLLSSVLYRSVLQLSILPTFGFMLVALVVAWVFYRCVELPAMKWSSSFKSASGRVP from the coding sequence ATGAGCGACACAGCACTGGACGCCACCCGTTCGTCCCTGTCCTTTGCGCCGGGGACGCGCAGCGAGGCGAAGGTCGCCGGGAAGGAACATGTCATCGACGCGATGCGCGGGTTCGCCGCGTTGCTGGTGGCATATTTTCATTGTCGCCAGATCGAATGGGTGGGCATGCAGAGCTTTCACCATGTGGTGGGCAAATCATTCGATCTGAATACGATCGTTGCGTATCTGACGCTGCCCATTGCGTGGGGCTCGGCGGGTGTGCCGATTTTTTTTGTTATTAGCGGATATTGCATTCATCGCGGCGCTGCGCAGCGTCTCGCGAACAATTCTGCGTATCGGCTCGATGCGATGAATTTTTGGGCGCGGAGGTTTGCGCGCATATACCCTGTGCTGTTTGCTGCGCTGCTGCTGACGCTTGCGCTTGATTGGGCCAGCCTGCAATTTCCCCCCGTCAATCACAAGATTCTCGATATCGGGCCACAGGCGTTTTTTGTCAATCTGTTCTCGCTGCAAGGCGTGGCCGGCAAGACGTATGGGTCGAATGGCGCGCTGTGGACGCTGTCGCTAGAAGTGCAGTTTTATGTGGTCTATCCGCTGGTTTTCGCGCTGCGGCGCAGGCTTGGAATTTTGCCTGTGCTTGGGATGGTGGCGCTCGTTAATGTGGTGTCGGTTTTTGTGTTCGAGCGGCATGACTTGCAGTTCTTTACGTCGTTCTGGTTCTCATGGATGCTCGGGGCATGGATCGCTGAATTGCAGATCAAGCGTGGCGATGATTCGTCGCGTAAGCACGTGCCGTGGCTGATGTATGGGTTGGCCGTTTTGCTGACCGTGCTTGGGTGTGTTGCCTTTCGCTTTGGGCAGTACCTGGCGTTTCAGTTTTGGGCCGTTGGGTTTGCGTGCTATCTGAATGAGGCTCTCAAGAGCCGGCAGCATAGCGAGACGCCTGTGATTCGATTGCTGTCCCGGTTTGGTGACTTCAGCTTCTCGCTCTATTCGATTCATTTGCCCATTTTTGTGTTGCTCTCTTCTGTGTTGTATCGCTCGGTTTTGCAGTTGTCGATCTTGCCGACTTTTGGTTTTATGCTTGTGGCACTTGTCGTTGCATGGGTTTTTTATCGTTGTGTCGAGTTGCCGGCGATGAAGTGGTCCAGTAGTTTCAAGTCTGCTAGTGGGCGGGTGCCGTAA
- a CDS encoding porin: MKRRYPEVKAALAGAAMLATLPAFAQSSVTLYGIVDNGIGYQSSSTTLGSTTGGHSSVKMVTGVWAGSRFGLKGAEDLGGGTKAIFTLEEGFSANNGAMSTSNLMFSRQAFVGVTNDNYGSLTAGRQYASYYQLLSPYSPTTWLTGFYGAHAGDVDGLDTIYRANNTLLYMSPKIYGFKFSGSYSFGGVAGSAYQGSTWSTAVQYAQGPIGIAVGFSKINNSNVNGGTFGADTTTSNAGAQAGVSAVTNGYQSARAQQRFAVGAGYTFNSQFDITATYSNVQYIPGIGSGFHDLSIWNSGGVVLHWKPTAAWDFATGYAYTRATKANGITSNASYSQVNLSEYYSLSKRTGLYALQAYQRANGQTLGTGGRSIINATATIGDGFNSTPSSSRSMVGVGVGMVHRF, from the coding sequence ATGAAACGACGTTACCCCGAAGTCAAAGCCGCCCTGGCTGGCGCAGCGATGCTGGCCACGCTGCCTGCCTTCGCGCAAAGCAGCGTGACGCTGTACGGCATCGTCGATAACGGCATTGGTTATCAGTCGAGCTCGACGACGCTCGGCTCGACCACGGGCGGTCACTCGTCCGTCAAGATGGTCACGGGCGTGTGGGCGGGCAGCCGCTTCGGCCTGAAGGGCGCAGAGGACCTCGGTGGCGGGACGAAGGCGATCTTCACACTGGAAGAAGGCTTCAGCGCGAACAACGGCGCGATGTCGACGAGCAACCTGATGTTCAGCCGCCAGGCGTTCGTCGGCGTCACGAACGACAACTACGGTTCGCTGACGGCTGGCCGCCAGTACGCGTCGTACTACCAGCTGCTGTCGCCGTACAGCCCGACCACCTGGCTCACGGGTTTCTATGGCGCGCACGCGGGTGACGTCGACGGTCTCGATACGATTTATCGTGCGAACAACACGCTGCTGTACATGTCGCCGAAAATCTACGGCTTCAAGTTCAGCGGTTCGTATTCGTTCGGCGGCGTGGCGGGCAGCGCGTATCAGGGCTCGACGTGGAGCACGGCGGTCCAGTATGCACAAGGCCCGATCGGCATCGCGGTCGGCTTCTCGAAGATCAACAACTCGAACGTGAATGGCGGCACGTTCGGCGCCGATACGACGACGTCGAATGCAGGCGCGCAGGCGGGCGTTTCGGCCGTGACCAACGGCTACCAGTCGGCACGCGCGCAGCAACGCTTCGCAGTCGGCGCGGGCTATACGTTCAACAGCCAGTTCGACATTACGGCGACGTATTCGAACGTGCAGTACATTCCGGGCATCGGCTCGGGCTTCCACGACCTGTCGATCTGGAACTCGGGCGGCGTCGTGCTGCACTGGAAGCCGACGGCTGCATGGGACTTCGCGACGGGCTACGCCTACACGCGTGCGACGAAGGCCAACGGCATCACGAGCAACGCCTCGTATTCGCAGGTCAACCTGTCCGAGTATTACTCGCTGTCCAAGCGTACGGGTCTGTATGCGTTGCAGGCGTATCAGCGCGCGAACGGCCAGACGCTGGGCACGGGCGGCCGCAGCATCATCAACGCGACGGCGACGATCGGCGACGGCTTCAATTCGACGCCTTCGTCATCGCGCAGCATGGTGGGCGTGGGCGTCGGCATGGTGCACCGGTTCTGA
- a CDS encoding ProQ/FinO family protein, with product MGFEQLAKLRDELAKQAKAQRKEKQAADKPAPQAGGKDQKAKDANARDAKARDARRAPRPADAKAHGKPASARPAAKQQNPVDPVVHTIGKLQKRFPLAFPKNPAPKVALKIGILDDLLKQAGELKLSEQEVRDAVSTWCRGSRYWASLTEGASRVDLNGAETGKVTASESAFARRRSGGRNKPAAKAGDDAGAVVAAAKPADEAAAAQTDGEGNAPAADQAQG from the coding sequence ATGGGCTTTGAACAACTGGCGAAACTGAGGGACGAACTCGCCAAGCAGGCAAAGGCGCAGCGCAAGGAAAAGCAGGCTGCGGACAAGCCGGCTCCTCAAGCGGGCGGCAAGGATCAGAAGGCGAAGGACGCCAACGCGCGCGACGCGAAAGCCCGCGACGCGCGACGGGCCCCCAGGCCTGCGGACGCGAAGGCGCACGGCAAGCCGGCGTCGGCTCGGCCGGCGGCAAAGCAGCAGAATCCCGTCGATCCCGTCGTGCATACGATCGGCAAGCTGCAGAAGCGTTTTCCGTTGGCGTTTCCGAAGAATCCTGCGCCGAAGGTGGCGCTGAAAATCGGCATTCTCGACGATCTGCTCAAGCAGGCCGGCGAATTGAAGCTGTCCGAGCAGGAAGTCCGCGATGCCGTGAGCACCTGGTGCCGTGGCAGCCGCTATTGGGCGAGCTTGACGGAAGGCGCGTCGCGTGTGGATCTGAATGGCGCGGAAACGGGCAAGGTCACCGCGTCGGAATCCGCGTTCGCACGACGCCGCTCGGGCGGACGGAACAAGCCTGCTGCAAAGGCTGGTGACGATGCGGGTGCGGTGGTTGCTGCTGCAAAGCCTGCGGATGAGGCGGCTGCGGCGCAGACTGACGGCGAAGGAAATGCGCCGGCTGCGGATCAGGCGCAAGGTTGA
- a CDS encoding IclR family transcriptional regulator domain-containing protein: MNRPPLDKRDWIAGLEKGLAILESFDSEHARLTPSQAAQLTGMTRTAARRYLLTLEHLGYVQGDGKLYGLTPRVLRVGWSYFDSARLPKTVQPYLQQLSATINESVYVSVLDDWELVFIARNGTSRVMTTGFVLGARVPAPLTSPGVVLLAYHRDQEAMQTWLNDAELKPFTPHTLTNKTGLLEKVRRAQADGFAVIEQQLDIGVRGVAVPMKNRHGEVVAALSTNMPMGKETSEAALNRVLRALQESALSMLNVL, encoded by the coding sequence ATGAACCGACCGCCATTGGACAAACGCGACTGGATCGCGGGCCTCGAAAAAGGCCTCGCGATCCTCGAGTCGTTCGACAGCGAACATGCCCGGCTCACGCCGAGCCAGGCCGCGCAACTGACGGGCATGACCCGCACGGCCGCGCGCCGCTATCTGTTGACGCTCGAACATCTCGGCTATGTGCAGGGCGACGGCAAGCTGTACGGCTTGACGCCGCGGGTGCTGCGCGTCGGCTGGTCGTATTTCGATTCGGCGCGGCTGCCGAAAACCGTGCAGCCGTACCTGCAGCAACTGAGCGCGACGATCAACGAATCCGTCTACGTGAGCGTGCTCGACGATTGGGAACTGGTGTTCATCGCGCGCAACGGCACGTCGCGTGTGATGACGACGGGTTTCGTGCTCGGCGCGCGCGTGCCCGCCCCGCTCACCTCCCCCGGCGTCGTGCTGCTCGCGTATCACCGCGATCAGGAAGCGATGCAGACGTGGCTCAACGACGCTGAACTCAAGCCCTTCACGCCGCACACGCTCACGAACAAGACCGGCCTGCTCGAAAAGGTCCGCCGCGCGCAGGCCGACGGGTTCGCGGTGATCGAGCAACAGCTGGATATCGGCGTGCGCGGCGTCGCCGTGCCGATGAAGAACCGCCATGGCGAAGTGGTCGCGGCGCTCAGCACGAACATGCCGATGGGCAAGGAAACGTCGGAAGCGGCGCTCAATCGCGTATTGCGCGCGCTGCAAGAATCGGCGCTGTCGATGCTCAACGTCCTATAG